The following are from one region of the Gammaproteobacteria bacterium genome:
- a CDS encoding nucleoside deaminase produces the protein MKHWKDIVLPIPEWLNRWAAGIPQIFPDANQRMTMVIDLARINVQHGGGPFAAAVFAQHTGELIAPGVNWVVPGKSSLLHAEVMALALAEQTLGSYELASRGSFELVTSAEPCCQCLGVLQWTGIAAVVCGARSEDVQATGFNEGQRPPNWVEELQRRGISVTREVMRSQAIEILQSYSGEIYNSRLLL, from the coding sequence ATGAAACATTGGAAAGACATCGTATTACCGATCCCGGAATGGTTAAATCGCTGGGCTGCAGGAATTCCGCAAATTTTTCCCGATGCGAATCAAAGAATGACGATGGTTATTGATTTGGCACGGATCAATGTGCAGCACGGAGGAGGGCCGTTTGCTGCCGCGGTTTTTGCTCAGCACACGGGTGAGCTGATTGCGCCGGGTGTGAATTGGGTTGTTCCGGGAAAATCCTCGTTACTGCATGCGGAGGTAATGGCGCTGGCGTTAGCGGAGCAGACACTGGGCAGCTATGAGTTGGCGAGCCGCGGGTCATTTGAACTAGTGACCAGCGCGGAGCCGTGTTGCCAGTGTCTGGGGGTACTGCAATGGACCGGCATCGCTGCTGTTGTTTGCGGCGCGCGATCGGAAGATGTGCAGGCGACCGGTTTCAATGAAGGACAACGCCCGCCCAACTGGGTAGAGGAATTGCAGCGACGGGGAATCAGCGTGACACGAGAAGTAATGCGCTCACAGGCAATCGAAATACTACAAAGCTACAGCGGAGAAATTTATAATAGCCGCTTGCTATTATGA
- a CDS encoding DUF2798 domain-containing protein, translating into MKQKLLSHFLYCFIMSATMTGCVSATVTAVNLGFSNYFIEEWLYSWSIAFPIGFVLLLVLSPVYRRVVGIIIR; encoded by the coding sequence ATGAAACAGAAATTATTATCGCATTTTCTATATTGTTTCATAATGTCTGCAACGATGACGGGTTGCGTATCGGCGACAGTAACTGCGGTAAACCTTGGTTTCTCCAATTATTTCATCGAGGAATGGCTTTATTCATGGAGCATCGCTTTTCCAATTGGTTTTGTGCTTTTATTGGTGCTTTCACCAGTATACCGGCGTGTGGTGGGGATAATAATTCGCTGA
- a CDS encoding ATP-binding protein: protein MTDTSIPTTVAPQVLLINHFKTLKLPTFAREYEKVGIECAREGIDYARYLLRLCELECIDREQRNTERRIRQAKFPVIKSLDTFDFAAIPSLNKSLVLELMRCEWIDKPENIIALGPSGVGKTHIIALALGLAACQKGMSILFTTTAALVHELMEARDEKRLRTLQKHLINVKLLIIDELGYVPFTAVGAELLFEVFSRRYEHGATLVTPNLPFDEWTLDRLTHHVHILEMNGESFRLAVSKKRQKQTVQSKSAREDANQYT, encoded by the coding sequence ATGACTGATACCTCCATCCCTACCACGGTTGCGCCGCAAGTCTTGCTGATCAATCACTTCAAGACATTGAAGTTGCCGACCTTTGCACGTGAATATGAGAAAGTTGGCATCGAGTGCGCACGTGAGGGCATTGACTATGCACGCTACTTATTACGATTGTGCGAACTGGAATGCATCGATCGTGAACAACGCAATACCGAACGACGCATACGGCAGGCCAAATTCCCAGTAATTAAAAGCCTCGATACATTCGACTTTGCTGCTATCCCTAGCTTGAATAAATCGCTGGTACTGGAATTGATGCGCTGTGAGTGGATCGACAAGCCCGAGAACATCATTGCGCTAGGTCCCTCAGGAGTGGGCAAGACTCATATCATCGCATTGGCTTTAGGGCTGGCTGCCTGTCAGAAAGGCATGAGCATTTTATTCACCACAACTGCAGCATTGGTGCATGAATTGATGGAAGCGCGTGATGAAAAGCGGTTGCGCACCTTACAAAAACACTTGATCAACGTCAAATTGCTGATCATCGACGAACTGGGCTACGTGCCATTTACCGCAGTGGGTGCAGAGCTCTTGTTCGAGGTATTCAGCCGCCGCTATGAACATGGCGCTACCCTGGTCACACCCAATTTGCCATTTGATGAGTGGACACTGGATCGTTTAACCCACCACGTCCATATCTTGGAGATGAATGGCGAATCTTTTCGTCTGGCCGTAAGCAAGAAACGGCAAAAGCAGACAGTACAATCCAAATCAGCAAGGGAGGATGCTAATCAATATACATGA
- a CDS encoding transposase, whose amino-acid sequence MSFSDYDVTRRTGKGNFLKQIDRLIDWSAIDRAIAVHYAPISDAAGRPAYSGLLLFKMLLVGIWHGGLSDESVEDMANSNLHVMRFLGLSLEDDVPDHSVLSRFRTRLTAADAWDGLLEQVNRQIHMHDITVRKGCHVDASITQSPRKPKTRPAYEVVSEREEREERDDEADAQTAMQVIAVTQPGVDSEARWVRKGGKSVFGYK is encoded by the coding sequence ATGAGTTTTTCAGACTATGATGTAACGCGCCGCACCGGGAAAGGGAATTTCTTAAAGCAGATTGATCGGTTGATCGACTGGAGCGCGATCGATCGAGCAATCGCGGTTCATTACGCACCGATATCGGATGCGGCAGGCCGGCCTGCATATTCAGGTTTGCTGCTGTTCAAGATGCTGCTGGTAGGGATCTGGCATGGCGGTTTAAGCGATGAGTCGGTGGAAGACATGGCAAACTCGAATCTGCATGTGATGCGATTTCTGGGGTTGTCGCTGGAGGATGATGTGCCGGATCACTCTGTGTTATCGCGTTTCAGAACCCGACTGACGGCAGCGGATGCTTGGGATGGATTATTAGAGCAAGTAAATCGGCAAATACACATGCACGATATCACGGTCAGGAAAGGCTGCCATGTTGATGCGAGCATTACGCAAAGTCCGCGTAAACCTAAAACCAGGCCTGCTTATGAAGTGGTGAGTGAGCGGGAAGAGCGGGAAGAACGGGATGATGAGGCGGATGCCCAGACGGCGATGCAAGTCATTGCAGTAACCCAACCCGGAGTAGATAGCGAAGCACGTTGGGTCAGGAAAGGTGGTAAATCGGTATTTGGTTATAAATAA
- a CDS encoding transposase, which produces MVDSAGLAMAVITTAVNCHDRKPLVDLPDKTNIQPGTRVHADKAYSSQKYRAELKSRGIKNGIQNKAVRNNPLARRQLQRNNLITKVRHVVERTFGSQVRWFNAKILRYRSLAKAHAWHMLLAMAYNLKRLPRLSVNRQLIAQT; this is translated from the coding sequence ATGGTCGATAGCGCCGGGTTGGCCATGGCAGTAATCACCACTGCGGTCAATTGCCATGACAGAAAACCGCTGGTGGACCTGCCCGATAAAACCAATATCCAGCCGGGAACTCGAGTTCATGCCGACAAGGCGTATAGCAGCCAGAAATATCGTGCTGAACTGAAATCACGCGGTATCAAAAACGGCATTCAGAATAAGGCTGTCAGGAACAATCCTTTGGCGAGGCGGCAGTTGCAGCGCAATAACCTGATCACGAAAGTCCGGCATGTCGTGGAGCGTACATTCGGCAGCCAGGTGCGGTGGTTCAATGCCAAAATTCTACGTTACCGCAGCCTGGCCAAAGCGCATGCCTGGCACATGCTACTAGCGATGGCATATAACTTGAAAAGACTCCCCAGACTCTCCGTCAATCGGCAGTTGATCGCGCAAACATAG
- a CDS encoding alpha/beta fold hydrolase, whose protein sequence is MTTILPPSLPAFIVSLRNDSGHGIPGKEFNTDDTANYVLKTSRNPPSGPVSASDPYTYLLTTDNVVGADAWGKKVAETAAGGPVLIFIHGFSNLAPEVITRYNAVDSGLKNTQAKITVVCFDWPSTKDVPKNYEIDQDAAIKSGPFLKSKCIQVLKNAGILTKNIHILTHSMGGYVAQNAFDTVATEAQVGQVLMAEADVLEAAFNAGNTNNALRCFTSWISHLTVYWSGVDLALEGAMAFAFSMLKIMIPLLILL, encoded by the coding sequence ATGACAACAATCCTTCCTCCATCTCTGCCGGCATTTATAGTAAGTCTTAGAAACGATTCTGGCCATGGTATTCCGGGTAAAGAATTCAATACTGACGATACTGCCAATTATGTGCTCAAAACTTCTCGGAATCCCCCAAGCGGTCCGGTTAGCGCATCCGATCCATACACCTATCTATTAACAACCGATAATGTGGTGGGCGCAGACGCTTGGGGTAAAAAAGTAGCAGAGACAGCCGCCGGCGGACCTGTACTTATTTTTATTCATGGTTTTAGTAACTTGGCACCAGAAGTAATAACAAGATACAATGCCGTTGATTCAGGTTTAAAAAATACACAAGCAAAAATAACCGTAGTGTGTTTCGATTGGCCTAGTACCAAAGATGTTCCTAAAAATTATGAAATTGATCAAGACGCAGCTATTAAATCTGGTCCCTTCTTAAAATCAAAGTGCATTCAGGTGCTCAAAAACGCTGGCATTTTAACCAAAAACATTCATATTTTGACACACTCCATGGGCGGTTATGTTGCCCAAAATGCTTTTGATACCGTGGCTACTGAAGCCCAAGTTGGTCAGGTACTTATGGCAGAAGCAGATGTTTTAGAAGCTGCTTTTAATGCAGGAAATACTAATAACGCGCTACGTTGCTTCACCTCATGGATTAGCCATTTAACCGTCTATTGGAGTGGCGTTGATCTTGCGCTGGAAGGTGCAATGGCGTTTGCGTTTTCCATGCTGAAAATCATGATACCGCTTCTCATACTGCTTTAA
- a CDS encoding transposase → MQGKQTHQRELFSTIDLESFIPKDHLLRKVDKLLDLEFLYGLTEELYCVDNGRTSIDPVLFFRMQLISYLFGIESDRQLCRDVHLNLAYRWFCRIPLYQSVPHHSSLTRIRDRMGESRYQQIFKLMLLQWQKQGRFTGKQIVVDATLVKANASMDSLVKRENADPNARVLKQYEKRYHDFQHGKRKRHCTFQRKINATPIDG, encoded by the coding sequence GCTTTATTCCCAAAGATCATTTATTAAGGAAGGTCGATAAGCTACTGGATTTGGAGTTTTTGTATGGCCTGACCGAAGAACTCTACTGCGTAGACAATGGACGAACCTCCATTGATCCCGTATTGTTTTTTCGGATGCAGCTGATCAGTTACTTGTTTGGGATTGAGTCTGACCGTCAGCTTTGCCGTGATGTTCACCTGAATCTGGCATATCGTTGGTTTTGCCGGATTCCCCTATACCAGTCTGTACCTCACCACTCCTCATTAACCCGTATACGAGACAGAATGGGAGAATCCAGATACCAGCAAATATTTAAACTGATGTTGCTGCAATGGCAAAAGCAGGGTCGATTCACCGGCAAGCAGATTGTTGTTGATGCGACGCTCGTGAAGGCTAATGCCTCCATGGATTCCCTGGTAAAGCGCGAGAATGCTGATCCTAATGCCAGAGTTTTAAAGCAGTATGAGAAGCGGTATCATGATTTTCAGCATGGAAAACGCAAACGCCATTGCACCTTCCAGCGCAAGATCAACGCCACTCCAATAGACGGTTAA